In Amyelois transitella isolate CPQ chromosome 3, ilAmyTran1.1, whole genome shotgun sequence, a single genomic region encodes these proteins:
- the LOC106133478 gene encoding uncharacterized protein LOC106133478 isoform X2, which yields MIVLGHDQRSWIKRPHKDFVVKDTPNLLTQEEFRSFWILWNTEMISVGRIGESEPFIIYKNLEIQINYVTFSGKDGVRHVNWRIELPPEFPKLKQKSIIGGEPTWVAAGGQLPPGAIIGGYENGALYIIRATHRNALTPGKFVPSEGVAYVSWGSDAHEKEDFEVLVGYNFTWVPTSRGQIPVGAVVGGHTESHEREKLYVGCVRHGDHIIPGKVQPSHRVCYVAYKGKEIAHPNYEILVSTQKNNRCSNSIYYRSEFSTIEVGIPRLDSDEE from the exons ATG ATAGTGCTGGGACACGATCAAAGATCCTGGATCAAACGGCCACATAAAGATTTTGTTGTAAAAGATACACCAAACCTTTTGACTCAGGAGGAATTCAGAAGTTTCTGGATCCTATGGAATACTGAAATGATCAGCGTGGGTAGAATTGGTGAAAGTGAACCATTTatcatatacaaaaatttagaGATTCAAATTAACTATGTAACATTTAGTGGGAAAGATGGAGTAAGGCATGTCAATTGGAGAATTGAAT TGCCACCAGAATTTCCAAAACTGAAACAGAAATCTATCATTGGAGGGGAACCAACATGGGTAGCTGCTGGTGGTCAACTCCCACCGGGAGCAATCATTGGTGGCTATGAAAACGGTGCTCTCTACATTATAAGAGCCACACATCGAAATGCATTGACCCCTGGGAAATTTGTCCCATCGGAAGGTGTAGCCTACGTTTCTTGGGGTTCAGATGCTCATGAAAAAGAAGATTTTGAG GTTTTAGTTGGATACAACTTTACTTGGGTTCCCACATCTAGAGGCCAGATCCCAGTCGGGGCCGTCGTCGGTGGACATACAGAATCTCATGAAAGAGAAAAGCTGTATGTTGGTTGTGTAAGACATGGTGATCACATTATCCCTGGAAAGGTGCAGCCGTCCCATAGGGTATGCTATGTGGCATATAAGGGCAAAGAGATTGCTCATCCCAATTACGAAATCCTAGTTTCAACTCAAAAGAACAACAGATGCTCTAACAGTATATACTATCGTAGTGAGTTCAGTACAATAGAAGTTGGCATTCCAAGATTAGATAGTGATGAAGAATAA
- the LOC106133478 gene encoding uncharacterized protein LOC106133478 isoform X1 — translation MGDFIELSTLSQDRLGFYKLSSGGLKVDIKGHSAVIGLKKELDPPSNENEDCEYDYMIVLGHDQRSWIKRPHKDFVVKDTPNLLTQEEFRSFWILWNTEMISVGRIGESEPFIIYKNLEIQINYVTFSGKDGVRHVNWRIELPPEFPKLKQKSIIGGEPTWVAAGGQLPPGAIIGGYENGALYIIRATHRNALTPGKFVPSEGVAYVSWGSDAHEKEDFEVLVGYNFTWVPTSRGQIPVGAVVGGHTESHEREKLYVGCVRHGDHIIPGKVQPSHRVCYVAYKGKEIAHPNYEILVSTQKNNRCSNSIYYRSEFSTIEVGIPRLDSDEE, via the exons ATGGGTGATTTTATTG agCTGAGCACATTGTCACAAGACAGATTAGGCTTTTACAAGCTCTCCTCTGGTGGTCTTAAAGTTGATATTAAAGGCCATAGTGCCGTCATTggtttgaaaaaagaactgGATCCTCCTAGTAATGAAAATGAGGATTGTGAATATGACTATATG ATAGTGCTGGGACACGATCAAAGATCCTGGATCAAACGGCCACATAAAGATTTTGTTGTAAAAGATACACCAAACCTTTTGACTCAGGAGGAATTCAGAAGTTTCTGGATCCTATGGAATACTGAAATGATCAGCGTGGGTAGAATTGGTGAAAGTGAACCATTTatcatatacaaaaatttagaGATTCAAATTAACTATGTAACATTTAGTGGGAAAGATGGAGTAAGGCATGTCAATTGGAGAATTGAAT TGCCACCAGAATTTCCAAAACTGAAACAGAAATCTATCATTGGAGGGGAACCAACATGGGTAGCTGCTGGTGGTCAACTCCCACCGGGAGCAATCATTGGTGGCTATGAAAACGGTGCTCTCTACATTATAAGAGCCACACATCGAAATGCATTGACCCCTGGGAAATTTGTCCCATCGGAAGGTGTAGCCTACGTTTCTTGGGGTTCAGATGCTCATGAAAAAGAAGATTTTGAG GTTTTAGTTGGATACAACTTTACTTGGGTTCCCACATCTAGAGGCCAGATCCCAGTCGGGGCCGTCGTCGGTGGACATACAGAATCTCATGAAAGAGAAAAGCTGTATGTTGGTTGTGTAAGACATGGTGATCACATTATCCCTGGAAAGGTGCAGCCGTCCCATAGGGTATGCTATGTGGCATATAAGGGCAAAGAGATTGCTCATCCCAATTACGAAATCCTAGTTTCAACTCAAAAGAACAACAGATGCTCTAACAGTATATACTATCGTAGTGAGTTCAGTACAATAGAAGTTGGCATTCCAAGATTAGATAGTGATGAAGAATAA